A part of Parvivirga hydrogeniphila genomic DNA contains:
- the lexA gene encoding transcriptional repressor LexA → MEYQPRLTRRQEQILDFIRAEIHRKGYPPSVREIGEAVGLSSSSTVHAHLAALEKHGYIRRDPTKPRALEVLDFRDTERGVDPRSVTAVPLVGSVAAGQPILAAENIEATLPLPAEFAGDSTFILRVRGDSMVEAGILDGDYVVVRQQPAADNGDIVVALIDDEATVKRFFREPDRIRLQPENSTMDPIYVREARILGKVVALFRRL, encoded by the coding sequence ATGGAGTATCAGCCACGGCTCACCCGGCGCCAGGAGCAGATCCTGGACTTCATCCGGGCCGAGATCCACCGCAAAGGGTATCCGCCGTCGGTCCGCGAGATCGGCGAAGCGGTCGGGTTGTCGTCCTCGTCCACCGTCCACGCTCATCTCGCGGCGCTGGAGAAGCACGGCTACATCCGGCGCGACCCGACCAAGCCGCGCGCGCTCGAAGTGCTCGATTTCCGGGACACCGAGCGCGGCGTGGATCCTCGGTCCGTGACGGCGGTACCGCTCGTGGGGTCGGTGGCCGCGGGGCAGCCGATTCTCGCCGCGGAGAACATCGAGGCCACGCTCCCCTTGCCCGCCGAGTTCGCAGGCGATTCCACCTTCATCCTGCGCGTGCGTGGGGACAGCATGGTCGAGGCGGGCATCCTCGACGGCGACTACGTGGTCGTGCGTCAGCAGCCTGCGGCGGACAACGGCGACATCGTCGTCGCGCTCATCGACGACGAAGCGACCGTCAAGCGGTTCTTCCGCGAACCGGACAGGATCCGGCTGCAGCCGGAGAACAGCACGATGGATCCGATCTACGTGCGCGAAGCGCGCATCCTCGGCAAGGTCGTGGCGCTCTTCCGTCGGCTCTAG
- a CDS encoding LysM peptidoglycan-binding domain-containing protein, with the protein MRSREHTRTRREPRCAVTLEMLGAVLSLALLIAAIVHAAGAAATPPTDVKSVTIVVQRGDTLWSIARRCAVPGDTIPEKVAAIRAANGLHSASLSPGQSLSIPVIGDDAGRDRVAEASELASRDGSGPHETR; encoded by the coding sequence ATGAGGAGCAGGGAACACACGAGGACGAGGCGCGAGCCGCGATGCGCCGTCACGCTGGAGATGCTCGGGGCGGTGCTCTCGCTCGCGCTCTTGATCGCTGCGATCGTCCACGCGGCGGGCGCCGCAGCAACGCCTCCGACGGACGTCAAGAGCGTGACGATCGTCGTGCAGCGGGGCGACACGCTGTGGTCGATCGCACGACGGTGCGCTGTGCCTGGCGACACGATTCCCGAGAAGGTCGCCGCCATCCGCGCCGCGAACGGGCTGCACTCGGCGTCCCTCTCGCCGGGGCAGTCCCTCTCGATACCCGTCATCGGCGACGATGCTGGCCGCGACCGGGTGGCGGAGGCGTCCGAGCTCGCTTCCAGGGACGGCTCCGGGCCGCACGAGACGAGGTGA
- the nrdR gene encoding transcriptional regulator NrdR — protein sequence MRCPYCGHEETRVVDSRVSESGDAIRRRRECLQCAKRFTTYERREDVPLMVIKKDSRREPFDRGKLLRGLVVATAKRNVTTAQLEALIDDIETELHNSFRYEVRAKDLGDMVLKRLLELDKVAYIRFASVYKQFQDLDEFTSELKKLG from the coding sequence ATGCGGTGCCCGTATTGCGGTCACGAAGAGACGAGGGTCGTCGACTCCCGGGTCTCTGAGTCGGGGGACGCGATCCGAAGGCGTCGCGAGTGCCTTCAGTGCGCGAAGCGGTTCACGACCTACGAGCGCCGCGAGGACGTGCCGCTCATGGTCATCAAGAAGGACTCGCGCCGCGAGCCGTTCGACCGCGGGAAGCTGCTGCGCGGGCTGGTGGTCGCCACCGCCAAACGCAACGTCACCACGGCGCAGCTCGAAGCGCTGATCGACGACATCGAGACCGAGCTGCACAACTCGTTCAGATACGAGGTCCGCGCCAAAGACCTCGGAGACATGGTGTTGAAGCGGCTCCTGGAGCTGGACAAGGTCGCGTACATCCGGTTCGCGTCCGTGTACAAGCAGTTCCAGGACCTTGATGAGTTCACGTCCGAGCTCAAGAAGCTTGGTTGA
- the nrdD gene encoding anaerobic ribonucleoside-triphosphate reductase, which translates to MVLERTVNVIKPAPAPRAAETTDIALLVATSSRQEIDAWDRSKIADSLVKETGCDRALAEEIALAVEDRIDRTNLLTVTTAIIREFVDLELLERGLTTTLKRHTHLGLPMWDVEQIITNANKENSNTTHNPESINLTLAETILKEYALRKVFSEDVAEAHYVGDIHIHDLGFIIRPYCGGHSLEYIKKYGLKLPNITSVSRPAKHPEVLIGHMVKMASALQAHYAGAVGWEAVNIFFAPFLVGKTDEELDQLAQMLIFEFNQLAGARGSQVVFTDFNLYFNVPRHFADTPAIGPGGVYTGKTYKDYEQEAQAFLRAMFNVYMRGDAHGKTFVFPKPLLHINEDFFTTPGHEEFLDLACAVASKQGITYFVFDRGDEVTVSQCCRLKLKLSEEQLKETSTPERMRFSALQNVTINLPRIAYKANGNDQALFMELNRALELVAKAHVQKRAFIRGLLDLGAEGPLGLLTLDLDGSPYLDMDRLTYLAGLIGLNELVQVHTGQQLHESDEALRFGLKVVAAMNLKCRELSERYGINLVLEETPAESAGYRLAKLDLKYWPTQAARAIKGDPSSGHCYYTNSVHLAVDAPIDYIERVEKQSRFHPLIEAGAIVHVWLGESEPDPQAIKSFVVKTFRNTQCAQIAFSPEFTVCETCQRTSRGLKTQCPLCGSLDVYGVTRIVGYFSKVQTWNRSKVAELYDRVRTDLSGVPSA; encoded by the coding sequence ATGGTTCTTGAACGCACAGTCAACGTCATCAAGCCGGCGCCGGCCCCTCGGGCAGCGGAGACGACCGACATCGCGCTCCTCGTGGCCACATCGTCCCGTCAAGAGATCGACGCGTGGGACCGCTCGAAGATCGCAGACTCGCTCGTGAAGGAGACCGGCTGCGACCGGGCGCTCGCCGAGGAGATCGCGCTTGCCGTCGAGGACCGCATCGACCGCACGAACCTCCTGACGGTCACCACGGCCATCATCCGCGAGTTCGTCGACCTGGAGCTCCTCGAGCGCGGCCTGACGACCACGCTCAAGCGCCATACGCACCTGGGCCTGCCGATGTGGGACGTCGAACAGATCATCACGAACGCCAACAAGGAGAACAGCAACACCACCCACAACCCTGAGTCGATCAACCTGACGCTCGCGGAGACGATCCTCAAGGAGTACGCCCTGCGCAAGGTGTTCTCGGAAGACGTCGCCGAAGCGCACTACGTGGGCGACATCCACATCCACGACCTCGGCTTCATCATCCGGCCGTACTGCGGCGGCCACAGCCTCGAGTACATCAAGAAGTACGGGCTCAAGCTGCCGAACATCACGAGCGTGAGCAGACCCGCGAAACATCCGGAGGTGCTCATCGGCCACATGGTGAAGATGGCGAGCGCGCTCCAAGCGCACTACGCTGGTGCCGTCGGCTGGGAGGCCGTCAACATCTTCTTCGCGCCGTTTCTTGTCGGCAAGACGGACGAGGAGCTCGACCAGCTGGCCCAGATGCTCATCTTCGAGTTCAACCAGCTCGCCGGCGCGCGCGGATCGCAGGTCGTCTTCACCGACTTCAACCTCTACTTCAACGTTCCGCGGCACTTCGCCGACACGCCGGCCATCGGCCCGGGCGGCGTGTACACGGGCAAGACCTACAAGGACTATGAGCAGGAGGCCCAGGCGTTCTTGCGCGCCATGTTCAACGTCTACATGCGCGGCGACGCACACGGCAAGACGTTCGTCTTTCCGAAGCCGCTGCTGCATATCAACGAGGACTTCTTCACCACGCCGGGCCACGAGGAGTTCCTCGACCTCGCGTGCGCGGTGGCAAGCAAGCAGGGCATCACGTACTTCGTCTTCGATCGGGGCGATGAGGTCACGGTCTCACAGTGCTGCCGCCTCAAGTTGAAGCTCTCCGAGGAGCAGCTCAAGGAGACCAGCACGCCGGAGCGGATGCGCTTCTCGGCGCTGCAGAACGTGACGATCAACCTGCCCCGCATCGCGTACAAAGCCAACGGAAACGACCAGGCGCTGTTCATGGAGCTCAACCGGGCGCTCGAGCTCGTCGCGAAGGCGCACGTCCAGAAGCGCGCGTTCATCCGCGGACTTCTGGACCTCGGAGCGGAAGGCCCGCTCGGTCTGCTCACCCTCGACCTGGACGGTTCGCCGTACCTCGACATGGACCGCCTCACGTACCTCGCAGGGCTCATCGGACTGAACGAGCTCGTGCAGGTCCACACCGGCCAGCAGCTCCACGAGTCCGACGAGGCGCTGCGGTTCGGCCTGAAGGTGGTCGCGGCGATGAACCTCAAGTGCCGCGAGCTTTCCGAGCGGTACGGCATCAACCTCGTCCTCGAAGAGACGCCGGCGGAGTCCGCTGGCTATCGGCTCGCGAAGCTGGATCTGAAGTACTGGCCGACGCAGGCCGCCCGCGCGATCAAAGGAGACCCGTCCAGCGGGCACTGCTACTACACGAATTCGGTCCACCTGGCCGTGGACGCGCCTATCGACTACATCGAGCGCGTCGAGAAGCAGTCGCGGTTCCACCCGCTCATCGAGGCGGGCGCCATCGTGCACGTCTGGCTCGGAGAGAGCGAGCCGGACCCGCAGGCCATCAAGTCGTTCGTCGTCAAGACGTTCCGCAACACGCAGTGCGCGCAGATCGCCTTCAGCCCTGAGTTCACCGTGTGCGAGACCTGCCAGCGCACCAGCAGAGGGCTCAAGACGCAGTGCCCGCTGTGCGGATCGCTCGACGTCTACGGCGTGACGCGTATCGTCGGCTACTTCAGCAAGGTGCAGACCTGGAACCGCAGCAAGGTGGCCGAGCTGTACGACCGGGTGCGCACGGACCTGTCCGGCGTGCCGAGCGCGTGA
- a CDS encoding thioredoxin family protein: protein MEVKLFVKEDCPRCPAAKRACEGIDQLRIYDVDSIDGLAEASFHGVLATPTVIVVDSTGREVAAWRGTAPDASELRAVLAN from the coding sequence GTGGAAGTCAAGCTGTTCGTGAAAGAAGACTGCCCGCGTTGCCCGGCAGCCAAACGGGCGTGCGAGGGCATCGACCAGCTCAGGATCTACGACGTCGACTCGATCGACGGGCTGGCCGAGGCCTCGTTCCACGGCGTGCTGGCAACGCCGACGGTCATCGTCGTCGACTCGACCGGACGTGAGGTCGCCGCGTGGCGGGGAACAGCGCCTGATGCGAGCGAACTCCGCGCTGTCCTTGCGAACTAG
- a CDS encoding anaerobic ribonucleoside-triphosphate reductase activating protein: MSLTTTAPRLRIAAWQPASMLDWPGRIAATVFVSGCPFRCPYCHNPDLVAPGSAQDSTPLLELLAVRRGWIDGVAITGGEPTADPGLMELLAALRDMGLPVKLDTNGSRPEVLERILEERLVEMVALDVKTVPERYDALTGVAGSAEAVARSVDLVIGSGVRHEFRTTAWPGSLTIEDFPRIARALAGGERYVIQQFRPERTLDPDAAAVLPFSADALTKAASRCEAHLPTTLRGVR, encoded by the coding sequence GTGAGCCTGACGACGACAGCTCCGAGACTGCGGATCGCAGCCTGGCAGCCAGCGAGCATGCTGGACTGGCCGGGCCGCATCGCGGCGACCGTGTTCGTGAGCGGCTGTCCGTTCCGATGCCCGTACTGCCACAACCCTGACCTCGTCGCTCCGGGTTCTGCGCAGGACAGCACGCCGCTTTTGGAGCTTCTCGCCGTACGTCGCGGCTGGATCGACGGCGTCGCCATCACGGGGGGAGAGCCGACGGCCGATCCGGGGCTGATGGAGCTCCTCGCCGCGCTTCGCGACATGGGGCTTCCGGTCAAGCTCGACACGAACGGAAGCAGGCCCGAGGTGCTCGAGCGCATCCTCGAAGAACGTCTCGTCGAGATGGTCGCGCTCGACGTGAAGACCGTGCCCGAGCGCTACGACGCGCTCACCGGCGTCGCAGGCTCAGCCGAGGCGGTGGCGCGGAGCGTCGACCTCGTCATCGGCTCGGGCGTGCGGCACGAGTTCCGCACCACTGCCTGGCCGGGTTCGCTCACCATCGAAGACTTCCCGCGCATCGCGCGCGCGCTCGCGGGCGGCGAGCGGTACGTCATCCAGCAGTTCCGTCCTGAACGGACGCTCGATCCGGACGCCGCGGCCGTCTTGCCTTTCAGCGCAGACGCACTCACGAAGGCCGCTTCGCGCTGCGAAGCGCACCTCCCCACGACGCTGAGAGGCGTGCGGTGA
- the dut gene encoding dUTP diphosphatase yields the protein MDLRIKRLDPDLPLPSYAHEGDAGLDLYAAADVTLAPFARALVPTGIAVAIPEGYAGFVQPRSGLAIKHGLGLVNSPGLIDSHYRGEIKVIAINLDPTEPIEIKRGHKIAQLVIQKVAAVRLVETVELDSTTRGEGGFGSTGV from the coding sequence ATGGATCTTCGCATCAAGCGCCTCGATCCAGACCTGCCGCTCCCGTCGTACGCTCACGAGGGCGACGCAGGGCTCGATCTCTACGCAGCCGCAGACGTCACGCTTGCTCCGTTCGCGCGAGCACTCGTGCCTACCGGCATCGCGGTCGCGATACCGGAGGGGTACGCGGGGTTCGTCCAACCGCGGAGCGGACTCGCGATCAAGCATGGCCTCGGTCTGGTCAACAGCCCCGGCCTCATCGACAGCCACTATCGAGGCGAAATCAAGGTCATCGCCATCAACCTGGACCCGACTGAACCCATCGAGATCAAGCGCGGCCACAAGATCGCGCAGCTCGTCATCCAGAAGGTCGCTGCCGTGCGCCTGGTGGAGACAGTGGAGCTCGATTCGACCACGCGAGGGGAGGGGGGCTTTGGGAGCACCGGCGTCTGA
- a CDS encoding NUDIX domain-containing protein: MGAPASEAPRVRVAAAILAPGGLVVVTQHKHGSSYALLPGGGVAWGEPLDKALEREVLEEIGLPIAVEQLLLVNDSIAPDGSRHVINLTFSARPLSSTDSLTPHDPAVDAVLVVPLDELASLDLRPPIARHLLHALGNDRLLPCATYLGALWVHDLDDARNGRSPGR, from the coding sequence TTGGGAGCACCGGCGTCTGAGGCCCCGCGCGTGCGCGTCGCTGCTGCGATCCTCGCTCCCGGCGGTCTCGTCGTCGTCACTCAACACAAGCACGGCTCCTCGTACGCCCTGCTTCCGGGAGGAGGAGTGGCGTGGGGAGAGCCGCTCGATAAGGCCCTTGAACGAGAGGTGCTCGAGGAGATCGGGCTTCCCATCGCCGTCGAGCAGCTTCTTCTCGTGAACGACTCGATCGCCCCTGACGGCAGCAGGCACGTCATCAACCTGACCTTCTCTGCACGCCCGCTGTCGTCCACGGACAGCCTCACACCTCACGACCCGGCCGTCGACGCCGTCCTCGTCGTTCCCCTCGACGAGCTCGCGTCGCTCGACTTGCGGCCGCCGATCGCCCGCCATCTGCTGCACGCGCTCGGCAACGACCGCCTACTGCCCTGCGCCACGTACCTCGGTGCGCTGTGGGTCCATGATCTGGACGACGCCCGAAACGGAAGGTCACCAGGCAGATGA
- a CDS encoding NCS2 family permease — MEKFFKFKERGTDLKTEVLAGVATFMTMAYIIFVNPGILSAAGVPFAGAATATALGAALMCICMGVFTNRPLALASGMGLNAVVTFSVIGFQQANVPWQVGMAVIFVEGLVILALVLTGLREAVMDAIPIDLKRAIGVGIGLFITTIGLNEGGIIQPNSATLISLGDFTQKYVWVTLIRLLAILIFMALRIKGDILWGIVTATVAALILGVTSLPKGGVVAPLDFSTFFAPFQTVDGGTIALAKVFTPSLLLMVFAIMLTDFFDTMGTVISIGEQAGFVDENGKVPGIRSILTVDSIAASVGGLFGASSITTYIESAAGVAEGGRTGLMSIVTGVLFALSAFFAPVIAMIGGGYDVGNAVHFGQLAGAGFTVPEGSYYMYPITAGALIVVGFLMMRTVRDIPWTDLEEAFPAFLTIVGIPLTYNISYGIGLGFISYVLLKVFHGKAKQVHPLMWVVSVAFAITFVLPAIEKLIG, encoded by the coding sequence ATGGAGAAGTTCTTCAAGTTCAAGGAGCGAGGCACCGACCTCAAGACGGAGGTGCTTGCCGGCGTCGCCACGTTCATGACGATGGCGTACATCATCTTCGTGAACCCTGGCATCCTGTCTGCGGCCGGGGTCCCGTTCGCTGGCGCTGCGACCGCCACCGCGCTCGGCGCGGCGCTGATGTGCATCTGCATGGGAGTGTTCACGAACCGCCCGCTCGCCTTGGCCTCCGGCATGGGCCTGAACGCTGTCGTGACCTTCTCTGTCATCGGTTTCCAGCAGGCCAACGTGCCGTGGCAAGTCGGCATGGCCGTCATCTTCGTCGAGGGCCTCGTCATCCTCGCCCTGGTCCTCACGGGCCTTCGCGAGGCGGTCATGGACGCCATCCCGATCGACTTGAAGCGCGCGATCGGCGTCGGCATCGGCCTGTTCATCACGACCATCGGCCTCAATGAGGGCGGCATCATCCAGCCGAACTCGGCGACGCTGATCTCGCTCGGCGACTTCACGCAGAAGTACGTCTGGGTGACCCTCATCAGGCTTCTCGCCATCCTCATCTTCATGGCGCTGCGAATCAAAGGCGACATCCTGTGGGGCATCGTCACAGCGACCGTAGCGGCGCTCATCTTGGGCGTCACCTCGCTGCCGAAGGGCGGCGTCGTCGCGCCGCTGGACTTCAGCACGTTCTTCGCGCCGTTCCAGACGGTGGACGGTGGGACGATCGCGCTCGCCAAGGTCTTCACCCCGTCGCTCCTCCTCATGGTCTTCGCCATCATGCTCACCGACTTCTTCGACACCATGGGAACCGTCATCTCCATCGGTGAGCAGGCAGGATTCGTGGACGAGAACGGCAAGGTCCCAGGGATCCGGAGCATCTTGACCGTCGACTCGATCGCCGCAAGCGTGGGCGGCCTGTTCGGCGCGAGCTCGATCACGACCTACATCGAGTCCGCGGCAGGCGTCGCGGAAGGCGGCCGCACCGGGCTCATGTCGATCGTGACCGGCGTCCTCTTCGCGCTTTCCGCGTTCTTCGCTCCTGTGATCGCCATGATCGGCGGCGGCTACGACGTGGGCAACGCGGTGCACTTCGGGCAGCTCGCGGGCGCAGGGTTCACGGTTCCCGAGGGCTCGTACTACATGTATCCCATCACCGCAGGCGCGCTCATCGTCGTCGGCTTCCTCATGATGCGCACGGTGCGCGACATCCCATGGACCGACCTTGAAGAGGCGTTCCCGGCGTTTCTGACCATCGTCGGCATCCCGCTGACCTACAACATCAGCTACGGCATCGGGCTTGGCTTCATCAGCTACGTGCTGCTCAAGGTGTTCCACGGCAAGGCTAAGCAGGTGCACCCGCTCATGTGGGTCGTCTCCGTGGCCTTCGCCATCACTTTCGTCCTGCCCGCGATCGAGAAGCTCATCGGTTAG
- a CDS encoding solute carrier family 23 protein: MAEKTRVIQTDEKLPLAQAIPLSVQHLMAMFGATVLVPYLTGLHPGIGLMTSGIGTIVYLICVRNKIPSYLGSSFAFIAPLIAVGGGPGGKNIPAALGGLVAAGVVYMVVAGIIKYFGTDWLNKVLPPAVVGAVVIVIGLGLSAVAVKMAMFPGADPSKGVDLKGLAVAAITLFAAIAFSSYLKGFARTIPVLLGIIVGYVVSIPLGMVDFSGVAQAKWIDWPWQYFTYPKFDLNAILIIAPVALVVVVEHIGHLLVINEITGKDFTPMLPESLFGDGLATALSGAVGGTPSTTYAENIGVMAVTKVYATQVFWYAGALAFIIGGFVPKISALISSIPTNVMGGVSLLLFGLIASSGLRLLVDSGIDYSHSRNLILSSVVLVVGIGMETGGFTIPLGRYTVPGMALATLLGVVLNLILPPEPEGAAIDAPDFTAEVQSDAAREA; this comes from the coding sequence GTGGCTGAGAAGACTCGCGTCATCCAGACCGACGAGAAGCTGCCGCTCGCGCAGGCGATACCGCTCTCGGTCCAGCACCTCATGGCCATGTTCGGCGCCACGGTGCTCGTCCCGTACCTCACGGGGCTGCACCCTGGGATCGGCCTCATGACCTCGGGCATCGGCACCATCGTCTACCTCATCTGCGTTCGCAACAAGATTCCGAGCTACCTTGGCTCGAGCTTCGCCTTCATCGCACCACTCATCGCTGTCGGCGGCGGGCCCGGCGGAAAGAACATCCCGGCTGCGCTCGGCGGCCTGGTCGCCGCTGGTGTCGTGTACATGGTCGTCGCTGGCATCATCAAGTACTTTGGGACCGACTGGCTCAACAAGGTCCTGCCGCCGGCCGTTGTGGGCGCCGTCGTCATCGTCATCGGCCTCGGGCTTTCCGCAGTGGCCGTGAAGATGGCCATGTTCCCGGGAGCCGACCCCTCCAAGGGCGTCGACCTCAAAGGGCTCGCTGTCGCTGCGATCACGCTGTTCGCCGCCATCGCATTCTCGTCGTACCTCAAGGGCTTCGCGCGGACGATACCGGTGCTCTTGGGCATCATCGTCGGGTACGTGGTGTCGATCCCGCTCGGCATGGTCGACTTCAGCGGCGTCGCGCAGGCCAAGTGGATCGACTGGCCCTGGCAGTACTTCACGTATCCGAAGTTCGACCTCAACGCGATCCTCATCATCGCGCCTGTCGCGCTCGTCGTGGTCGTCGAGCACATCGGGCACCTGCTCGTCATCAACGAGATCACGGGCAAGGACTTCACGCCCATGCTGCCAGAGTCGCTGTTCGGCGACGGCCTCGCCACCGCGCTGTCTGGCGCCGTCGGCGGCACACCGTCTACGACCTATGCCGAGAACATCGGCGTCATGGCCGTCACGAAGGTCTACGCCACGCAGGTCTTCTGGTACGCGGGCGCGTTGGCCTTCATCATCGGCGGGTTCGTGCCCAAGATCTCGGCGCTCATCAGCTCGATCCCAACCAACGTCATGGGCGGCGTGTCGCTGCTCCTGTTCGGACTGATCGCATCGAGCGGTCTTCGCCTGCTCGTGGACTCGGGCATCGACTACAGCCACAGCCGCAACCTCATCCTGTCCAGCGTCGTGCTAGTGGTCGGCATCGGCATGGAGACGGGAGGTTTCACGATCCCGCTCGGGCGCTACACCGTCCCCGGAATGGCGCTTGCCACGCTCCTGGGCGTCGTCCTGAATCTGATCCTGCCGCCGGAGCCGGAGGGCGCAGCGATCGATGCGCCAGACTTCACCGCCGAAGTCCAGTCGGATGCGGCGCGCGAGGCATAA
- a CDS encoding SH3 domain-containing protein, whose amino-acid sequence MDEFGRIEGREVPRAVRVIAAVGALVVVLWVVAAAFASYQDAVSRSRGGSREATQTPSGAATETSEPSTGSPTQQTEGEGGAAAGSGVVVLVDGLKLRERPSTAAAVVKRLKAGQRLLLLEEGTGWYHVRDMDGSEGWVAAGGSYTRLEK is encoded by the coding sequence ATGGACGAGTTCGGGCGCATCGAGGGGCGCGAGGTGCCGAGAGCGGTGCGCGTGATCGCGGCCGTCGGTGCGCTCGTCGTCGTGCTGTGGGTCGTCGCAGCGGCGTTCGCCTCGTACCAGGATGCGGTCTCTCGTTCTCGGGGAGGCTCACGCGAGGCAACGCAGACGCCGTCTGGCGCCGCCACGGAGACCAGCGAGCCGTCGACTGGAAGCCCCACCCAGCAGACGGAGGGGGAGGGGGGTGCGGCGGCCGGTTCCGGCGTGGTCGTTCTCGTCGACGGGCTCAAGCTCCGCGAGCGGCCGAGCACGGCGGCCGCCGTGGTCAAGCGGCTGAAGGCAGGCCAGCGGCTGCTGCTTCTTGAAGAGGGGACCGGTTGGTACCACGTCCGCGACATGGACGGGTCTGAGGGATGGGTGGCTGCCGGCGGCAGCTACACGCGGCTGGAGAAGTGA
- a CDS encoding phenylacetate--CoA ligase family protein — protein sequence MPIWNPEYECMSREELRALQLRRLQATVAWVYDRVPYYREQLEARGVHPKDVRSLDDVRLLPFTDKTALRDTYPFGMFAVPLDEVVRVHSSSGTTGKPIVVGYTRGDLNTWTELTARIASAAGVTAKDRVQMAFLYSMFTGGWGMHYGIERIGATIFPAGAGNTERHLMMMQDFGTTALVCTPSYALYIAEVAEQTGVDIKSLPLRVGLFGGEPSGEGMREEIERRLGILATDNYGLSEVMGPGVSGECEHQCGLHMAEDHFLFEIVDPETGEPLDEGEEGELVITTLTKEAFPVLRYRTHDLTTIDTSPCVCGRTSARMRKVRARTDDMLIIRGVNVFPSQIEDALMQIEGVEPHYLIVVNRDGPMDDLEVRIEVAEAIFSDAMADLVGFTRRVAEKIYSVVGLHAKVTLVEPGTIERTAGKARRVIDNRRAE from the coding sequence ATGCCGATATGGAACCCTGAGTACGAGTGCATGTCCCGCGAGGAGCTGAGGGCGCTGCAGCTCAGGCGGCTGCAGGCGACCGTCGCGTGGGTGTACGACCGCGTGCCGTACTACCGGGAGCAGCTCGAAGCGCGAGGCGTGCATCCTAAAGACGTCCGCTCGCTGGACGACGTCCGGCTGCTGCCGTTCACGGACAAGACGGCCCTGCGCGACACCTATCCGTTCGGTATGTTCGCCGTGCCGTTGGACGAGGTGGTGAGGGTGCACTCGTCGTCCGGCACGACGGGCAAGCCGATCGTCGTGGGGTACACGCGGGGCGACCTGAACACCTGGACGGAGCTCACCGCACGCATCGCGTCCGCTGCTGGCGTCACCGCGAAGGACCGCGTGCAGATGGCGTTCCTGTACAGCATGTTCACCGGCGGGTGGGGCATGCACTACGGCATCGAGCGCATCGGGGCGACGATCTTCCCGGCCGGCGCGGGCAACACCGAGCGGCACCTCATGATGATGCAGGACTTCGGAACGACGGCGCTCGTGTGCACGCCGAGCTATGCGCTGTACATCGCGGAAGTCGCGGAGCAGACCGGCGTCGACATCAAATCGCTCCCGCTCCGGGTGGGTCTGTTCGGCGGGGAGCCGTCCGGTGAGGGCATGCGCGAGGAGATCGAGCGCCGGCTGGGAATCCTTGCCACTGACAACTACGGCCTGTCGGAAGTGATGGGTCCGGGGGTCTCAGGCGAGTGCGAGCACCAGTGCGGGCTCCACATGGCGGAGGACCACTTCTTGTTCGAGATCGTCGACCCTGAGACGGGCGAGCCGCTCGACGAAGGGGAGGAGGGCGAGCTCGTCATCACGACGCTCACGAAAGAGGCGTTCCCGGTGCTCCGCTACCGGACGCACGACCTCACGACGATCGACACGAGCCCGTGCGTGTGCGGACGGACGTCGGCGCGCATGCGGAAGGTGCGGGCGCGCACGGACGACATGCTCATCATCCGGGGCGTGAACGTGTTCCCCTCGCAGATCGAAGACGCGCTCATGCAGATCGAGGGCGTCGAGCCGCACTACCTCATCGTGGTGAACCGTGACGGGCCGATGGACGATCTGGAGGTGCGCATCGAAGTGGCGGAGGCCATCTTCTCCGACGCGATGGCGGACCTCGTCGGTTTCACACGTCGTGTCGCTGAGAAGATATACTCTGTCGTCGGCCTTCACGCCAAGGTGACGCTCGTCGAGCCAGGTACAATAGAGCGGACGGCAGGCAAGGCCAGAAGGGTCATCGACAACCGTCGAGCGGAGTGA